In one Lycorma delicatula isolate Av1 chromosome 5, ASM4794821v1, whole genome shotgun sequence genomic region, the following are encoded:
- the LOC142324537 gene encoding nose resistant to fluoxetine protein 6-like yields MMFRAFWNVVDTFVILSGLLTSYCNFKKLVDGKKLNFYSMYIKRYIKFTPVFIMITLTIKNFGHNIFTGPLAIHFTDHFVDKCNNIWKSVFYISNIDGVNDMCYPPSHQLITDMQMYLLSPFIITALWRWKKYGLFGVILSIAILTIYKGAIIYFGNHPIVVYYGVTQKKLEEGGNQLYLNPLNRLTPYLLGLLLGYIFNIQNVKYYRMSSETLNIGWGVAVICIYYAYFGLAEASKKSFQYSAIHSAIYGMAQPLLWSFAMCWVIFTCHTRQAEFLNNLLSWKGFTVFSRIAYPFYMLQIFIMFVLITSSQVPVYATLFSTFDLNEIMLCLGASVIFSLMFVLPLKGITSAMEGKISIKSCEEKIKITENSEMEETEKQNTTN; encoded by the exons ATGATGTTTCGAGCCTTTTGGAATGTTGTTGACACCTTTGTTATTTTAAGTGGACTTCTAACAtcatactgtaattttaaaaagctagttgatgggaaaaaattaaatttttattctatgtacATCAAAAGATACATAAA gttCACACCTGTATTTATAATGATTacattgacaataaaaaattttggtcataatatttttacaggACCATTAGCAATTCATTTTACTGATCATTTTGTTGACAAATGTAACAACATCTggaaatctgttttttatattagtaatattgaTGGTGTAAATGATATG tgTTATCCACCATCTCACCAATTAATCACAGATATGCAAATGTACTTGTTATCACCATTTATTATAACTGCTTTATGGAGATGgaaaaaatatggtttatttGGGGTAATATTATCAATTGCTATTCTTACTATTTACAAAGgagctattatttattttggaaatcaTCCAATTGTAGTCTATTATGGAGTAac acAAAAAAAGTTAGAAGAAGGTGGAAATCAGCTTTATTTAAATCCATTAAACAGATTAACACCTTATCTTTTGGGGCTGCTGCTtggatacatttttaatattcaaaatgttaaatattacagaatgtcatca gaAACATTGAACATAGGTTGGGGTGTAGCAGTTATTTgcatatattatgcatattttggATTAGCTGAAGcatctaaaaaaagttttcaatatagTGCGATCCATTCTGCTATTTATGGAATGGCGCAACCTTTATTATGGAGTTTTGCTATGTGCTGGGTTATTTTTACTTGCCACACTAGACAagcag aatttcttaataatttattaagctgGAAAGGGTTCACAGTGTTTTCTAGAATAGCATACcctttttatatgctacaaattttcattatgtttgtACTGATAACTTCATCTCAAGTTCCTGTCTATGCGACACTATTTTCAACT TTTGATTTAAATGAGATTATGCTGTGTTTGGGTGcatcagttattttttctttgatgtttgttttaCCGTTGAAAGGAATCACATCAGCTATGGAAGGCAAAATAt CTATTAAGAGTTgtgaagagaaaattaaaatcacagaaaACAGTGAAATGGaggaaacagaaaaacaaaataccaCCAACTAA